One genomic window of Leptotrichia shahii includes the following:
- a CDS encoding helix-turn-helix domain-containing protein, producing MNELGIVLKQLRENRNYTIKELSEKSKVGNGTIGDIERGKNKTTIKTLEKLSKALNLTENERERLFSTYVPKDISEKILEPKMNKRERNQFENILNSASHFFNDEKVSEEDKMKMRDSLLEAFYDAKSKNKRK from the coding sequence ATGAACGAATTAGGCATAGTTTTAAAACAACTACGAGAAAATAGAAATTATACAATAAAAGAATTGTCTGAAAAATCAAAAGTTGGGAACGGAACTATTGGAGATATAGAACGTGGAAAAAATAAAACAACAATCAAAACATTGGAAAAACTTTCTAAAGCATTGAATTTAACAGAAAACGAAAGAGAAAGACTTTTTTCTACATATGTCCCTAAAGATATTTCAGAAAAAATATTAGAACCTAAAATGAACAAGAGAGAACGAAATCAGTTTGAAAATATATTAAATTCAGCGAGTCATTTTTTTAATGATGAAAAAGTCAGTGAAGAGGATAAGATGAAAATGAGAGATAGTCTACTTGAAGCTTTTTATGATGCTAAATCTAAAAATAAAAGAAAATGA
- a CDS encoding ImmA/IrrE family metallo-endopeptidase: MRKVRGKNIKLRVKNLIEKYNTRNPYELCRRLKITIICRDLGKPKGWFQKVLRRKYIFLNEKLDEYSKLIVLCHELGHAILHNSEKIGFMKMNFLNYTSELENEANEFGAELMKFQEEVSYEVARNCDLGLQVLEEMKRYVKY, encoded by the coding sequence ATGAGAAAAGTTAGAGGGAAGAACATAAAATTGAGAGTAAAAAATCTTATAGAGAAATACAATACTAGGAATCCGTATGAGTTATGTAGAAGATTAAAAATAACAATAATATGTCGTGATTTAGGCAAACCAAAAGGATGGTTTCAAAAAGTTCTGCGTAGAAAGTATATTTTTTTAAATGAAAAACTTGATGAATACTCTAAACTAATTGTGTTGTGCCATGAATTAGGACATGCAATTTTACACAATTCAGAAAAAATTGGATTTATGAAAATGAATTTTTTAAATTATACTTCTGAACTCGAAAACGAAGCCAACGAATTTGGAGCAGAATTAATGAAGTTTCAGGAAGAAGTTAGTTATGAAGTTGCTAGAAATTGTGATCTAGGATTGCAGGTGTTAGAAGAAATGAAAAGATATGTGAAATATTAG
- a CDS encoding helix-turn-helix domain-containing protein — translation MENMEITRKIYSKIIFSIRDKKMTQKKVSEIIGMKPQTFSDNLTKLKDGKFPSVETLKKLQDVLEIDLGIKFF, via the coding sequence ATGGAAAATATGGAGATAACACGAAAAATATATTCTAAAATAATTTTTAGTATTAGAGATAAAAAGATGACACAAAAAAAGGTATCAGAAATAATAGGAATGAAGCCACAAACTTTTTCTGATAATCTAACTAAGTTGAAAGATGGGAAATTTCCTTCTGTAGAAACATTAAAAAAATTGCAAGATGTCCTAGAAATAGATTTGGGAATAAAATTTTTTTAG
- a CDS encoding YjcQ family protein → MSLDTTIFRILKAIDVAYEENNFNFDETLNLKKLGISERRLILMLEQLKEKNYITGISTITSISGHIHIGINNPRLTLEGMDFLENNTTMKKAYKMLKEAKEWVPGM, encoded by the coding sequence ATGTCTTTAGATACAACTATTTTTAGAATATTAAAAGCCATTGATGTTGCTTACGAAGAAAATAATTTTAATTTTGATGAAACTCTAAACTTAAAAAAATTAGGCATTTCCGAAAGAAGACTAATTTTAATGTTAGAACAACTCAAAGAAAAAAATTATATAACAGGTATTTCAACAATAACTTCAATAAGCGGTCATATACATATCGGTATCAATAATCCTAGATTAACTTTAGAAGGTATGGATTTTTTAGAAAATAATACCACTATGAAAAAAGCCTACAAAATGCTTAAAGAAGCTAAAGAATGGGTTCCTGGTATGTAA
- a CDS encoding helix-turn-helix domain-containing protein produces the protein MATFRVNKTSDYTVISNYHLREKGMSLKAKGLLTLMLSLPENWDYSISGLASICAENETAIKTGLNELKKFGYLRISKIFPNKKRGNKKIEYVYEIFEKPLDKRQKEQTTEEQTLESQVVENQGVENLPLESQAVENQGQLNTKELNTNKLNTNKLNTKEVSTKEYIHVKNEFSRVCEEIKNNWIEIAHEYKLSGTQLKITEKRKRVINNLLKEYSLEEVIQSMEKIHTSSFLQGNNKTGWQIAFDWFINKSNFLKVLEGNYDDKANSNNSEKEKKFQNYQEKDFVGVTDESIANLLGGLTGNE, from the coding sequence ATGGCAACTTTTAGAGTAAATAAAACGAGTGATTACACGGTAATATCAAATTATCATTTAAGAGAAAAAGGAATGAGCTTAAAAGCAAAAGGGCTTTTGACTTTAATGTTGAGTCTACCAGAAAATTGGGATTATTCAATTTCAGGATTAGCTTCGATATGTGCTGAAAATGAAACCGCTATAAAAACAGGGTTGAATGAGCTAAAAAAATTTGGGTATTTAAGAATATCTAAAATATTTCCAAATAAAAAACGTGGAAATAAAAAAATAGAATATGTTTATGAAATTTTTGAAAAACCTCTTGATAAAAGACAAAAAGAACAAACAACAGAAGAACAAACGTTAGAAAGTCAAGTGGTAGAAAATCAAGGTGTAGAAAATCTACCCCTAGAAAGTCAAGCGGTAGAAAATCAAGGACAATTAAATACTAAAGAATTAAATACTAATAAATTAAATACTAATAAATTAAATACTAAAGAAGTAAGTACTAAAGAATATATACATGTGAAAAATGAATTTTCACGAGTGTGTGAAGAAATAAAAAATAACTGGATAGAAATTGCTCATGAATATAAATTATCAGGTACACAATTAAAAATAACTGAAAAACGAAAGAGAGTTATTAATAATTTGCTGAAAGAGTATTCGCTGGAAGAAGTAATACAGTCAATGGAAAAAATACACACATCTAGTTTTCTGCAAGGAAATAATAAAACAGGGTGGCAAATAGCGTTCGATTGGTTTATTAACAAATCGAATTTCTTAAAAGTGCTCGAAGGAAATTATGATGATAAAGCAAATAGTAATAATTCTGAAAAAGAAAAAAAATTCCAAAATTATCAAGAAAAAGACTTTGTTGGAGTAACTGACGAAAGCATTGCGAATTTATTAGGAGGATTGACGGGAAATGAATAA
- a CDS encoding nucleoside triphosphate pyrophosphohydrolase family protein: MLGNNVVDYMINSCKGAYNLENAKLIKKNVEDKKVQFVFKRSDLKLNIEFANDKISGIIYNNFLTDSQRENVTESEYCTRLNEMLEITDIDDMNKLDEISRNIIKKINSEKLFGENPKELLLNREDREKLVKIKRFFGAEPQLLKLYEEIEELQEAHKNWRKSFYKDNSDMIEEIADCFVIALQINKVKMVKNIIKGLVDNTKIFKTEMIEKIIRMVKFKINRTVERIEKGQYGTYKIEYKTTKATQKGVSEEKNKQPINSPAKSFSVAESKKQSREKKEKTKKENKVFEFVKKNEPYYYQARDIQLNTKIQAKECTRIVEKFIDEGKITVTKKGKDGIYGATLATIQEAEVVK, from the coding sequence ATGTTAGGAAATAATGTAGTAGACTATATGATAAACAGCTGTAAAGGAGCATACAATTTAGAAAATGCAAAATTAATTAAAAAGAATGTGGAAGATAAGAAAGTTCAGTTTGTATTCAAGAGAAGTGATTTAAAATTAAACATCGAGTTTGCGAATGATAAGATTTCAGGAATTATATATAATAATTTCTTGACTGATTCTCAAAGAGAGAACGTAACAGAATCTGAATATTGTACAAGATTGAATGAAATGCTTGAAATTACAGATATTGATGACATGAATAAACTTGATGAAATTTCAAGAAATATCATCAAAAAAATAAATTCAGAAAAGTTATTTGGAGAAAATCCAAAGGAATTGCTTTTGAATAGAGAAGACAGAGAAAAACTTGTAAAAATAAAAAGATTTTTTGGAGCAGAGCCACAGTTGCTGAAACTTTACGAGGAAATCGAAGAGCTACAGGAAGCTCACAAAAATTGGCGTAAATCATTTTATAAAGATAATAGCGATATGATTGAAGAAATAGCTGACTGCTTTGTTATAGCATTACAAATTAACAAAGTGAAAATGGTTAAGAATATCATTAAAGGCTTAGTTGACAACACTAAGATATTCAAGACTGAAATGATTGAAAAAATCATAAGAATGGTTAAGTTTAAAATCAATCGTACAGTTGAAAGAATTGAGAAAGGACAATACGGAACATACAAGATTGAATATAAAACCACTAAAGCGACACAGAAAGGCGTGAGCGAAGAAAAAAACAAACAGCCAATAAATTCCCCAGCGAAATCATTTAGCGTTGCAGAAAGCAAGAAACAGAGCCGTGAGAAAAAGGAGAAAACAAAAAAGGAAAACAAGGTTTTTGAGTTTGTGAAAAAGAATGAACCGTATTATTACCAAGCACGTGATATTCAGTTAAATACTAAGATACAGGCTAAGGAATGTACAAGAATTGTTGAAAAGTTTATTGATGAAGGGAAAATAACGGTTACAAAAAAAGGAAAAGACGGCATATACGGAGCAACACTTGCAACAATTCAAGAGGCGGAGGTTGTTAAATAA
- a CDS encoding Holliday junction resolvase RecU: MATNAGKKFEEDFKNSVNTDEIFLQRLKDGTTGTVNGQMVRFKNKNLCDFLLFKDGQLVLVELKSFLGKSMSFSNIKSTVDEQQTFLYNLRLEAKKKNVKAYMILNFRDLSETYAIDIHNFDEFYKITNKKSINIDEVRQLGKQLFQQKKRTNYRYEISDLFN, translated from the coding sequence ATGGCAACAAACGCAGGGAAAAAATTTGAGGAAGATTTTAAAAATAGTGTTAATACTGATGAAATCTTTTTACAAAGACTAAAAGACGGAACAACAGGGACTGTTAACGGACAGATGGTTAGATTTAAAAATAAAAACTTATGTGATTTTTTACTTTTCAAGGACGGGCAACTTGTCCTTGTTGAGTTAAAAAGTTTTCTAGGAAAATCTATGAGTTTTTCAAATATAAAAAGCACTGTAGATGAGCAACAGACATTTTTGTACAATTTACGACTTGAGGCAAAGAAAAAGAATGTCAAAGCGTATATGATACTTAATTTTAGGGATTTATCAGAAACTTATGCAATAGATATTCATAATTTTGATGAGTTTTATAAAATAACTAACAAGAAAAGTATTAATATAGATGAAGTGAGGCAATTAGGAAAGCAATTGTTTCAGCAAAAGAAAAGAACAAACTACAGATACGAAATTAGCGACTTGTTCAATTAG
- a CDS encoding putative HNHc nuclease, translating to MSKRMSRENQKLIYWFIDCYAYYLAGIEINWRTSKEKPRVSDYFKYKAKEYLKKKYIVSSEKNVKDYKPFSNLESKLKNKIMSVLERNYTNETKVSVLTDSLLDFTTEEMQMLLIKLDGTFSLALKMISNDEAIKFTNYLFDFFMQKDIPMWQEMHELYRSQENRKWVYWMLKKKICVITGKPNAQLAHISKSAGALGGYKYDKGVGNSYLPLSMEWHIGVDHGVGGGRNKLMDKLKELNIEPFEIKTDEEVKELKKIYKGHFKGFTEK from the coding sequence ATGTCTAAAAGAATGTCGAGAGAAAACCAAAAATTGATATATTGGTTTATAGACTGCTATGCTTATTATCTAGCTGGAATAGAAATAAACTGGAGAACGAGCAAAGAAAAGCCTAGAGTATCTGATTATTTCAAATATAAGGCTAAGGAATACTTGAAAAAGAAATATATTGTTTCAAGCGAAAAGAATGTGAAAGACTATAAACCGTTTTCAAATCTTGAAAGCAAACTAAAAAACAAAATAATGTCTGTATTGGAAAGGAATTATACAAACGAAACAAAAGTAAGTGTATTAACTGATTCCTTGCTGGATTTTACAACAGAAGAAATGCAGATGTTATTGATAAAGCTGGACGGCACATTTTCTTTGGCGTTAAAGATGATAAGCAATGACGAGGCAATAAAGTTTACGAACTATTTGTTTGATTTCTTTATGCAAAAGGATATACCGATGTGGCAGGAAATGCACGAACTGTATAGAAGTCAGGAAAACAGGAAATGGGTATACTGGATGTTGAAAAAGAAAATATGTGTTATTACAGGAAAGCCGAATGCACAGCTGGCACACATTTCTAAAAGTGCAGGAGCATTAGGCGGTTATAAATACGACAAAGGTGTAGGGAACAGTTATTTACCTTTATCAATGGAGTGGCACATAGGAGTAGATCACGGAGTTGGTGGTGGCAGAAATAAATTAATGGATAAATTGAAAGAGTTGAATATAGAGCCTTTTGAAATAAAAACTGATGAGGAAGTTAAGGAATTAAAGAAAATATATAAAGGGCATTTTAAAGGATTTACAGAGAAATAA
- a CDS encoding MerR family transcriptional regulator produces the protein MLVKENQIIKANELAKLLGITDRHLRNLASEGIIKKTEKGKYLFWENVLGYIEYIESKNDVDLNLKDEKIKEEIKRIKKDVELKDLKIKETKNQLHLASIVEKVMTDMLMNIKGKLLSISSKVAPAVIASDNLGEIQDVIQDEIFEALEELSEYDPDMFKNNKIFVENEEDMEVKVESEKRIRGRPKKNS, from the coding sequence ATGTTAGTAAAAGAGAATCAGATAATAAAGGCAAACGAGTTAGCAAAATTGCTAGGTATAACAGATAGACACCTCCGCAATTTAGCTAGTGAAGGAATAATAAAAAAAACGGAAAAAGGCAAGTATCTATTTTGGGAAAATGTACTTGGATATATTGAGTATATTGAATCTAAAAATGATGTGGATTTGAATTTGAAAGATGAAAAGATTAAGGAAGAGATAAAACGAATAAAAAAAGATGTTGAACTAAAAGACCTAAAAATTAAGGAAACTAAAAATCAATTGCATTTAGCGTCAATTGTAGAAAAAGTAATGACTGATATGCTTATGAACATTAAAGGAAAGTTGCTTTCTATATCTAGCAAGGTAGCACCAGCAGTTATTGCTTCGGATAATCTCGGGGAAATTCAGGATGTTATTCAAGATGAAATATTTGAGGCTTTAGAGGAACTTAGCGAATATGATCCAGATATGTTTAAAAATAATAAAATTTTTGTAGAAAATGAGGAAGATATGGAAGTGAAAGTTGAAAGTGAAAAGAGAATTAGAGGAAGACCTAAAAAGAACAGTTAA